One Leuconostoc mesenteroides subsp. mesenteroides ATCC 8293 genomic window, AATGTCGCAGAAAATTGCGAGAGCTGATTATGTTATAGACAATAATGGCCGTATCGAAGAGCTACAGGAACAAGTTACAGTTTTAATCAAAAAAATAAAGGAGATCGCGTCAACGCATGATGCAAAATGATGGCACAATTGAGTTTCACGCTAAGGCTGGTGTTTTTGTGCAGTCAAACACACCAATCACATTGACTGATTTAGATCGTGCTTTTGATTTATACACGCCGTTTATTGGTGCAACTGGATATGCATTGTACCATATGTTGGTAAGAGAATTACCCTACAATACACGACTAGATGCACGTGAAGATCATAATTTTATTTTAGATAGTCTGAATGTCAGTTTACCCGATTTTGTTAAGGTTCGTCGTCGTTTAGAAGCGGTTGGCCTATTGACGACACTTTATACGGAAGATGCTTTGGGAGAAATTTATACGTATCAATTATTTGCTCCGCTTGACGTTGACAGTTTTTTCAAAGAAAAATTATTGGCCGGACTATTGTTTAAATATGTTGGGGAAGAACGTTATTTAACACTCCAGAAACGATATGCTACACAAGGACAACCAAACGTGAAGGGTGATAATATATCCGCCAAGTTTTTACAGGTCTTCAAGCACGATACAGCTACCTCATTACCAACAGTTGAAGTAAAAGCAAGTCATGGCAAAATTGAAATAGAAGATGACTTTAATTTTGAAAACTTTACCGGCTTAGTGAGAGGTACAACAATAGAAAAGTTGGCACAACATCGTGATTTCTTAGTATCGATGCACGTGATTTACGGTGTTGATGAGGTGACGCTGGCTGGCTATACCTCCCAGGCAATATCATTAGATACGCATGATGTTGACGAAAAGATTTTGCAGCAAGTTATGCGTCAGAATCGTACAACCGTCGTTGCAGAGCCGGTGGTCTCACAGCCAGTACAACAAAACCGTTCCAGAGAAATGTTACAATTAGTTCAAGATGCAAAAACATTAGCGCCTAATGCCTTTATTGAAGATGTTAAGTTTAAAAAAGGTGGCGGATTTGTGACACGAAATGAATATTATTTCATCAGTAAAATGATCAAAGATGTGCGCCTCAAAGCAGAGGTTGTCAACATGTTGGTTTGGTACGAGTTGGGTAAACGAAATCGTGATACTGTCAATGTTGATACAGCGGAAACAATTGCTAATTCATGGTTGAAAATGCATGTGAATTCGGCTGAAGCAGCTCTAGATGCAATTGAAAAATATCAACCTAGTCGCCCTACAAAGCGAAACTATACCAAAAAAGTGACGCGTGTCGAACCAAAAATGCCTTCTGATACTCCCCAAAATAAGCCAGCAACTTCTGTGGATGAAGTAGCGGAAGCCTTAGCTGAACTAAAAAAGTTGAATATTAAGACTAAGAATTGAGATTAATATGCAGAATTTATCTGAAGTACTCAAGCAATTTCAGCAACAATATGC contains:
- a CDS encoding DnaD domain protein, encoding MMQNDGTIEFHAKAGVFVQSNTPITLTDLDRAFDLYTPFIGATGYALYHMLVRELPYNTRLDAREDHNFILDSLNVSLPDFVKVRRRLEAVGLLTTLYTEDALGEIYTYQLFAPLDVDSFFKEKLLAGLLFKYVGEERYLTLQKRYATQGQPNVKGDNISAKFLQVFKHDTATSLPTVEVKASHGKIEIEDDFNFENFTGLVRGTTIEKLAQHRDFLVSMHVIYGVDEVTLAGYTSQAISLDTHDVDEKILQQVMRQNRTTVVAEPVVSQPVQQNRSREMLQLVQDAKTLAPNAFIEDVKFKKGGGFVTRNEYYFISKMIKDVRLKAEVVNMLVWYELGKRNRDTVNVDTAETIANSWLKMHVNSAEAALDAIEKYQPSRPTKRNYTKKVTRVEPKMPSDTPQNKPATSVDEVAEALAELKKLNIKTKN